Sequence from the Fulvivirga ligni genome:
CAGCAAGTTGGATTATCTATGAGTTTATTATCAGGCGAATAGTTTTTTTTCAGCCGTTGTTTGGACTAAAAAGAACGATAAGTGAAAGCGAAAGGTCGGATAAAAAGGTCAATGAAGTGAACCTGGCTGAGTGATTTTAAAGAGGCTGAAGCATGGTAGTGGTATTCGCCATTTCTCCTAGCGTCGCACGGCTCTGCCGTGTGGATGCTATTTCTGAGGTCTCTGCCAATTAGTTACAGATGCACTTGAAGAACTAGCATAAGTCAGGCGTCTTTGGTGGTATCGTCCGCTACTATCCATACTTTGTGAGAGCATCCGCTCAAATTCCTTTCTGCATGAACTAACTTGTGCTGATGAAATGCTGACTAAGCAGTGTAGTTCACAGACATTTGCTTATCTTATTCCGAGCAAATGCTCTTGATCATTGTAGGTCGTAGGACCGCTGCGCTTAACCTACGACCGGTTGGTACAAATGCCAGGCTCTACAAATCCTCGTCAAAACATGGATTAAGTAGGGTCTTTAAAAAAACAGAATATCCTTAACGATGAAAATTTGGATACAATTATACCGGGTCACAGACCCTAGTTATCATTGATGATTGAAGTCACCCTTCGGTAGACTCCAAATAGCTTAGTTAGTAAAAACAAGGATTAGGTTGGATCGGTAAGCAGTTTCGTAGGTGGAGACACCTACAAAAGCGTAGACTCCAAATAGCTTAAGTATAAATTCCTGATCGCCTACCCTTCGACGGGGGCTCAGGGTGACTCGGTTAATGTAGCAACTCTTGCTGCCCAGTCGTGCGGTGAAAGAATATTGAAAAACAATCCTGTCTCAAGTCCTTAGTGGCAGAACATATCTATGAAATTCTTCATCTCTCGGAAGACTTTGCAGCAAGAAAGACTTTCTTGTTACTTTTTTGGTCGATTGCAAAAAAGTAAAGGAACTGTAGCTATGAAATACCAACAGTGATAATCGCATTACAAATGCTAAACTCTACAAATCCTCGTTATAAACAAGGATTAGGTTGGGTCTTAAAAAAAAGAATATCCTTACCTATGAAGATTTGAATGTATTTATATCGGGTCACAGACCCTAGTTATCATTGATAATTTGAAGTCACCCTTCGGTAGACTCCAAATAGCGAAGATTAGGGACTTGCGAGGGTAGGTAGTTTAATTGGTGATAACATCAACTAAGGCGAAAAGTAGCTTATCTGCGGGGTTTACTCATCTGATATTGATTTGTTCACACAAATGAGTATAACCCTCAGCCTATTTGGTAATTGAAGAAGCCAGCATTTTCATACATTGTCAGCATTTCATTATTATTTTATCATCGATTTAAGTTGTCCAATTGCCTTTTGGTAACCACCGATTTCAAACAGCAAAGGCTGAATATTTATCGGTTCGTCTGGTTCCGTATCAGTAGGGTAGCCATCGCTGTGGACAAAATTGGTCCATTCAACATATGCTCCATGATTTATAACATCAAACATAACCGCTCCGCATCCTTCATCACCGCAGCATGCACAGACATATACAGATTGAAAACCATTAGCAAAATCTGATTTTTTAAAATTGATAAGTCTTTCGGCACGAGACAGTTCATACTCTCTATTATTTCCCCATCCATAAGGTGTTATTGGATCTACAATTTTTCCAAGTAGTTCGGATAATTACTTTCCATCAACAATAAAGTCAATGAATGGACGGTCCACATTTAGTTCTTTGTCTTTGGGAAGAATCGATCTTCTGAATGCTAATTGACTAAATCTCATTTTTATATTTGTCTTAACCTACAACCAGATGGGGCAGCTCATAAGTATGAACGAACTAATAAATATTAGCGCAGCCGCATAGAGTTAGCGTAAGTATACTTCGTAATCAGAAAGCCCTTCATTTAGCATATTCACAACTCCTTTACTAGTTAAGGTAGCGCCAGAAATACCATCAACTCTTTGTGCACCCTTAAGAACTAATTGGTCGTTTTGGTATAAAGAGAACCCCTCTTTAAAATAAATTTTTTTATTAATGAAATTAGCTTTAAATGTTTCACTGGTGATTTTTGATCCGAAAGTTGGAGCTTCATTTCGATGTTCAAATTTAATATCGAGTATTTTCATAGTGCTTTTATCAATAACAACTTTAGCCCAAATCTTACCCCATTGTCCTTCCCCATAAACAGGTAAAATCACTTTCGAAGAATGCTTAATTTCAAAGATTGGCAGCAACTCTCGTGCTTCATTATCAATGTTTTCATAATATATTGTTAAAGCGTCATCTTTCTTAATCGTTCTGACATTTGTGCCGTCTAAAACTTTGAAAGAAATTAAAGAGTCTAAATCTTTTTGATCATTATAATTATCATCAATCATTTTCCCCAGTTCCAAAGCTAATTGATCAACATTGATTTGGTGTTGAGCTATTATTTTGTTGCCTGCCAGATTAAAAAATACAAATATTAAAAAAAAGGTGGTTTTACTCATACTTAATTTGTGCTACGATTACTATATGGGAGTATCCCAAAAGATACACTTTTTTAAAATTACCCTTCTATTCTATATATCTCTAAATGCCCCTGACAGGTAAAATAGCTTAAAAGATATAATTCATTCTTTCCATCATTGTCAGTGTCAAATTCAAAGAAAATCAGGTTTCCAATGTCCTTAAAGATTAGTTTTCCCTTGTTTCTTGTTATGGTTACAGGATTTCTTCCGGTGTCGTCACATTGCATTTGCTTGCGTTCGACTTCTATCTTTCCGAGACTTGATTTGAAGTTTTTCTTTTCAAGTACACAACTGATATCATACTCACCATTTTTCAACTCTTTTAATTTTCTGTTAGTTGTATAACCGTTCACCTTTATTTTCTGATTACAGACTGTGTCAATTTGCTCATAAACCCAAAGTCCTGATGATTTAAATTGAAAGTTAATGGCCCCAATATGTACTGTTAAATATTCGTTTTCACAAACAGGGATATAGCCTAAAAATAAGGATTCTCCCAATTCTATCGATCTATTCGAACTGTCATATGAATCGAAAAGTAAATAAACTTTAAGGTCTGTATTGTTAATTATGGATGTGTCTTTGGCTATAAGTTTTGTCTTCAATTGGATAGGAAGCAATGTATCACCCTCAATCGAAAAAGAGAGTGTTTGTCCCCATAAATCTCCGTTCCTGAAGTTCTGCTTTAGCTTTAACTCCCCGTTTTCGTAAAATTCAGTCCAAGTTCCATTATGACGATTTCCCTTTGACTTAACTGCACCACTTTGATAATAGCTAATAGCTTCACCCACCAATGTGTCATTATCAAAATTTGCAACATAGCTTATATGTCCATTTTCAGAGTAATGAATAGACTCACCGTATTTTTTTCCAGCTTTGTAAAACTCCCTTTCTTTTACTGTTCTGTCTACATAAAACTGAAGCCACAGACTGTCCCTTAATCCATTTTTATAATATCCTGTCGACCAGGTTTTCCCGTCTTTTGTGAATTGTCGAAAGAAGCCATTTAAAGTATCATTCCTATATGTGCTTTCAAACAACCAACTTCCTGAATATCCATCATGAACGCCTTGTTTTCGTCCCAGCTCGTCCTTATAGGTTTTTGTCTGTCCAAATACAAAAATTGGGATAGTCAGAATCAGGAATAATATATTTCTTTGTAGTCTCATTTTAATTATCATCAGAACCCCGGTTAGGCGCTGCTCTGAGCTTTGTTAGTTGCGCTAAAAGTAGCTTATCTGCTGTTACATTCAAAGTATCTTAATTCATAACCCATCCAGCTTTCAGGAATGTAAGCCTGGCGTTTTCAATGAACTCCGTTAAAGGTTCATTGCCCTTGATGTTATCGTTTTGAAGTTCAAACAGATAAACCTGCGGGTTTGCAAGTTGGATGTCTCCAAGTGTTCGATCGACATGTGTAAATCGAAATCTCTTTACCCTCGGGTCGTTAGATAAAAAGTAGAGTGGCTGAATACTTTGTATTTTCATGTTATTTAGTCCCAAGAGTTGTGGATAGATGAGTCCTTTTTTGAAAATGAGTTCGGTTTCAGGGCTACCTAAATATTCTATGTACTGTTCATCAAAAATTATTCGGTTAGACGAGGTTAGAACGGTTCCATCATACTTTGGATATTCAGTTATTGAATACTCTTTCTTAAAAAGTTCTTGCGCCCAATAATCCTCTTGTTCACCCTGATTGGCAAATGAAGGCTTAAGCTCAGCTGTTGACTGAAGCCCTGGAGTTCAGCCAAGAGTAAGAAACGTCAGAAGAGCTAATAGGTAAAGTTTCATAGTACGATTATGCCACATAACACTCAACATTTAGATAGAAATAATTGATTATCAAGGTTATATCAATTTACAAATACTTTCTGATTGTAGCATCCGCTATAACCTTATATTCTCTAGCCTAGGTTCAAGTACTGATTAAGGTTTAACGAATCATATTAATGAACATTGTGGTTACGGGCGTCCTTTGTCAAAGCAGCATTCTAATTTTTATTCCTTAAGTATTTCTTCATTTACAATAGGTCTTTCGTTAAAATACAATGTGTCAATCTTATTGTCACTTACTGTTAAAATTGTGGTATGTATAGCATTAAATGTTCCATTATGCCATAGTCTTACAAATTTGAAGTCATTAATTCCATCTTTGTTGAAATCCACAACTTCAATTTCAGGTGTAGTGATTTCAAAGTCTGTTTTTAGATTTGTTGAAGTTAGTTTTCCATTGTTGTGGTGGTACAAACCGAAAAGATTAAAGTCAAACACGCTGTTTGCAAATTCCTTCTGTTGATTGTCATAAAATAGCACTCTGCTATTAACTTCACCTGTCGGATAATGCTTCAAAAGAACTAAATATATAGTCTGTAGGCTGTCGTGTAGTCGAACTGTGTTTATATAAATGTCTTTATATGTTTGAGTACTATCAAAATATTCAAAATCTTTAGCATAGACTTTAACCGTTTCTTCAATTTTGGAATTGATTCCGTCATTCAAATGAACGTAATTGTTATGGTCTTCAAAATTTAGCTCATTTAGTCGTAATGGCAGTTTCCCGTCAATTACTGATATTTCAAATTTACCTGAAGGCTTATTTTTATGGTTAATATCTTTTTCCGATTTTCTATCAGAGCAACTAAACATAATTGTCAGTAAAAATATGGCAGCTAACGTTCGCATGGTGGTCTGTTTATAATTGCTTGTAATACCCAATATTAGAACACTTAATTATATAATTGATCATTAGCTTGGTCGCTAACTTGATTGCGGCCTTATTCTCCTGCACAATCGCTCAGCTCCAGCTGAGTGATCAATATAATTTAGGCCTATGGCCGATAAAGCACAAAATGCCCTAAGGCCTAAATATTGAACAAGTAGAGAAGAATCTGACTTAACCTAGTCCTAACCATAGTTAAGTGCATCTGTACCTAACCGGCCAGAGGCCACAGAAATAGTCGTCACGCGGCAGAACCGAGCGACTGGGGGGGAATTAGTTCTTATATAGTGAGAGGAAAATTGTTTCTATTGTTTTTAAATCCTCTTCCGAAACCCAGTTACCTCTAATGACTACACCATGCCCATCTTTAACTGTGGCATAATAAGCTAAATTATTTGAGATTGAAATGCTGCGATATAGTTTGTCATCCAATTGCATATCAACCAATGATGAAGCTCCCATCCGCTGGCCCCATGAAGCTGAAACACTGGAGATAATATATTTGCCATTTGGACTGATATCCCTCTCACGTATATCAAGCAAAAATCTTGAATCATTTACGGAATTCTTTATTTCTACCAAAGTGTAATTGTAATCTATACTACTAAATTTTTCCGTGATTATCCAGGATTCAGGAACGGTCAACTCTTCATTAAAATAGTTATTCACATATCTATTGTTAATTATATAGCCTTTTTTTCTTTCGTTCAGCTCTCTTTTCTGATCCAGAGAGAGTGTATCCATCTCGATATCGAAATACTCCCCAATAGAGAAAAATTTTAATTTAGCATTTTTACTTATGTCCCGACGATCCCCTATAAAATCGACCTTTCTTTCAAAGTAAAACTCCAAACCTTTAATGCTTTTCAATGACCCTAGGCTGTCTAATTGATTTAAGTAACATCTTAGGCCTTCTTTTTCTTGATATTGAATATAAGAAATGGACATACCAATATCATATACATTCTGGACTGAACTGCCGACACCTAAGCCGCTTTTTGTCATGTAGCGTTTGTCATACACTTTCATGGCATTTAGTTTGCCTTTGATGAATTTGAGATGAATTAATTCATTACTATTATTAGAAATAACCTTGTATTTATAAACTCTTGGGGCAATGCCGTCCAAATAAGTCTCTACATCGTAGTTAGAGATTAATTTATCAATCTGGTTTTCATCATCTCCAATTTTGAATAAGCCTGCCCTCGTATTTGTGATAACATAATCGTTCTCTGAAATAAAAGAGAAAAAGATTATTAATAATGGAATACTTATTGTCATTAATTTTGAAGTCATAATGAGGTAATTAGGAATTAAGCACTAAAAAATTATTAATGTGATTTTACTTCATTGTATAAAACATGTATTAGCTTGGTCGACAATTATATTGCGATCAAGCTCATTGCCGCAGTCTTTTATGTATCGGTTGAAATATCATCCCATTCTTGATCCATATAATTAACTAACCAATTCAAAGCATAATGCCTTTCATAAACAACTCCAGGATTCAAATCTTTTAAATCCAATCCATTAATTCTAGCATCAACACAGGCCCAGTCAATTCGGTAGTATAAGTCATTTGCATCAAGAATCTCTGCTTTTGTTCTTGATTCAGTAATACTCTCAATGAAATCATTAGGGTCTTTATTTTGCCCAATAGGATACTTTTCGGCGGTAATATTATTTAAGTCACACATTTGATTTGGATATCCTAAATCATCAACAATTTTTAACGACCACATTAAAGTCCAAATTGCTTCGCATTTCCAAGTTTCTTGACTTTTCTTCTCATCAGTTGGGTCTTCTAAAAAATTCTTTTCATCAGATGTCACATAATCCCAGAGATTATATGCTTGTAAATATTCTATGGCTTCTTCACCTGTAATCCCATTGAACGCAACCATGTTTGTTGTAGCCAAAACAGTAACTCTTTGAGCTACTTCTTTAGGGCTTCTCAAAATAGTTTCTTCTTCTGATTCAATAGGTGGTAGGTTATAATTGATTTTTACTTTTTTCTTCTCTAAAAATTTTTCTGTTTTTTCTTTTCGAGTTAGTTCTTTTTTAGATTTAAATAGTCCAAACATTTCCTTATTATCGTTAAGTTGAGAATCCTACGAGGGGATTTCGTGTGATATTAGTTTTTCAATGGAGCCTTTAATACTGGCAACGTCCGTGTATAGCGCTGTGCGTACTTAGCCCTCCCGTCCTTGCCATGCCCTGCCTGGTGGTACTGCTTTGTGTCATTAGGCTTAAATCAAGCATTCCCCTACCCTAGGTTTGTTGCCAATTATATTGCGACCTTATTCTTTTGGCATTTGTAATGCTTCTGTTCTCAAACTTAATGAATAAAGACATTACAAATGCCCATGAAAATAGCAATCTCAATGTAATTGCGATCGAGCTTAAATTTATAACTCTGGCCAATAAAGCACGAAATATCCTAAGCCTAAATACTGAACAAGTAGAGAAAATCTGATTTAACCTGGATCTAACCACAGTTATTCAAGTGCCTCAGCACCTAACCGGCCAGAGGCCTCAGAAATAGTCGTCACGCGGCAGAGCCGAGCGACTGCGGGAGAACGAGGCTCAGTTATATATAAGACTTAGAATCCTTACACTTAATTCCATCACTTCTTTATCTGAATGACCTTCTTGATCCATTAGCTCATTCATAAAATGAAAATGAGTAAATATAAATTTTTCGAGCTCATCAATGTTGAATTGAATTAAACTTACCCCTGAAGATTTCTGGATATCTTCAATGGGACATAAACAAGTAACAAATAAAGCCAAGGGTGAATAATGCTTAGGAAAGTCATGATTTAAATAATAAAACCAATATGGGAAAGACCTATCTAGAAAGTCAAGGTAGTCTCTTATTTCTGGCAATTCATGTAACTCTCTTGGATCATTGTCATATCCATGAATTAAAATACATAGTTTATTGTAGAATTTTCTTGGGTTTTCATGCATTTCCATTAATGCACCATAAATGTTAGTAAAATCAAATTCTTCAATATCTTCCCTTGAGATAACTAAATTGATTAGTTTATGCTCTTCTCCTAAATTCATTTCAATAAATCATCAAATTCTTCAAATGTTAAAACTTTATATTCGTCCACAAGATATTTTAATGTGTCATTCGACCCAGTTATGAAATATTCTTCAAACGTTACATCCTGTGCAATTTCAATATTAACTCTTTTCAGGAATTCATGCCTTATTGATGACATATTAGATTTGACCCAAGCAATTTTTTTTAAAAACTTTTGGTGGTATTTCTTTTGCCGAAAATGATCATTTATTACTTGACCTAAGCTTCGAGCATCAACTATAGGAGCTAAAGCCTTACACTCAATAATTCGAATCAGTTTTTCCGATTCATTATAGGCAAGAATGTCAATTTCTCCACAAGAAATTGGTTTTCCATTAACTTTTTCAAGACGTAAGCACCTATTACTTTTATCTTCAAGCAATTTTGTTACCTCTTTTTCAAATATCGATATTCGATAAAAAGATTCAATCTCAGCAATTGCCTTATTCTGTAAAGAATTCGATTTTAAATCTTGCCTTTGCCCTAATGAAAGCTTAGTGATATACACATCCAACCATTCAACAAACATTCTCTGGCTAATCAAAATGTGCTGTCTCGATTTTTTTATATCATCCCTATTTGCAGTTTTTTTATCATATATAGTTTCGAATTCGGATTCCAAATTTAGAACTATGCCAGCATGAAATAACATTCTATTATGTTGACTCTTTCTGAGAAAGTCTCTTTGTTCATTGGCTTGAGCACTGATATTTAAAAATGATAAACTAATAAGAGATTCTATTTTAGATCCAGCTATACCAGTAAGAGATGCTAATAAGTCAATAAAGTCATTTAAGGGTTGCACCGTGATGGAAGCTCCAGTCACATTAGAAATTTTTTCTATTATTGTTTTAATAATTAATCGAATTTCTTCAATTGAAATAGAGTAGAATTCTTGACTAAAGTTATTCACTTTAGTCGTTATTATTCTATTGTTAGGTGCAAAACTGGAATATTTGTTCCAGTCAGTTTTTTTTAAAAATTGATTCTCGTATTTTTTGGAAGAGCTCTTTTTCAGGTGGTTTGAGTATAAATAATTTACGAAATAGGTCGGGGGAAAAAACAATTTTAACAGAGGATATTTTTTTACTTAGATTTAGATAATGTAAATAATTTGAAAATTCTGAGGACTGCCCCATACCAATGAGATATGTTAAAATCAGGGTCATTTGTTTTTCATTAGGCCTTATCTGTTCATATTCATATTCTCCAGACGCTAACCTTTCTAGTTCAATTTCAATTACGTATCTCCAACCATACCGTCCAATTGGAGCAAATTCTTTGTGCCCTGTTATATATTCAATACCATCCTCAAAATAAATAACTGTCCATAGTTCCAATTGCTTATATGCTTCTACAATAACACCAGCTGGGTGAATTTTATTAAGTTCTTTTAAGAGTTGATTTTTAAGATCCTCATAACAATCATTATAGAACTTTTTTACGGTGCTTATCTCAGAAATCTCATTAAATTTTTCTTTTGGCCAACAGTTGAATATTGTTCTATTTAAAACTGAATCTTGAGGTGTTTGATATGGACTTACTTTATGAATTTTCAAAAGTTTCTTTTAATAATTTTTTACCCAAAAGATAATTTACAATTCATTAATTTAAAATAAAAATTAAAATATTATGTAATTTAATATAAATTGTACAATTTCTCGTAATTAAAAAAAAACCGCCATGCTCTCACATGGCGGCTCCTAAAACACGAAACATCAATTTTATTACTCCCTCACAATCTTCACTGACATTACCTCTCCACCATCAACGGAGACATAATAAATACCTGATTTTAAACTGCTTACATCTAATTGATAAGTATCCATAGAGCTGTCTAGCTGTTTTTTTAGCATTACTTTGCCTGATACATCAGCGATTAACAACTGCGTGCCTTTTACATTTTTTATGGTGATGTAGTCTCCTGAAACCGGGTTGGGGTACACTACGGCTGGCATGTCTTCGTCCAGGGCTGGGGCGGCTACTTTTGCTGAGG
This genomic interval carries:
- a CDS encoding FMN-binding protein, with the translated sequence MSKTTFFLIFVFFNLAGNKIIAQHQINVDQLALELGKMIDDNYNDQKDLDSLISFKVLDGTNVRTIKKDDALTIYYENIDNEARELLPIFEIKHSSKVILPVYGEGQWGKIWAKVVIDKSTMKILDIKFEHRNEAPTFGSKITSETFKANFINKKIYFKEGFSLYQNDQLVLKGAQRVDGISGATLTSKGVVNMLNEGLSDYEVYLR
- a CDS encoding toxin-antitoxin system YwqK family antitoxin, which translates into the protein MIIKMRLQRNILFLILTIPIFVFGQTKTYKDELGRKQGVHDGYSGSWLFESTYRNDTLNGFFRQFTKDGKTWSTGYYKNGLRDSLWLQFYVDRTVKEREFYKAGKKYGESIHYSENGHISYVANFDNDTLVGEAISYYQSGAVKSKGNRHNGTWTEFYENGELKLKQNFRNGDLWGQTLSFSIEGDTLLPIQLKTKLIAKDTSIINNTDLKVYLLFDSYDSSNRSIELGESLFLGYIPVCENEYLTVHIGAINFQFKSSGLWVYEQIDTVCNQKIKVNGYTTNRKLKELKNGEYDISCVLEKKNFKSSLGKIEVERKQMQCDDTGRNPVTITRNKGKLIFKDIGNLIFFEFDTDNDGKNELYLLSYFTCQGHLEIYRIEG
- a CDS encoding DUF4272 domain-containing protein, translating into MFGLFKSKKELTRKEKTEKFLEKKKVKINYNLPPIESEEETILRSPKEVAQRVTVLATTNMVAFNGITGEEAIEYLQAYNLWDYVTSDEKNFLEDPTDEKKSQETWKCEAIWTLMWSLKIVDDLGYPNQMCDLNNITAEKYPIGQNKDPNDFIESITESRTKAEILDANDLYYRIDWACVDARINGLDLKDLNPGVVYERHYALNWLVNYMDQEWDDISTDT
- a CDS encoding chlororespiratory reduction 6 domain-containing protein; this encodes MNLGEEHKLINLVISREDIEEFDFTNIYGALMEMHENPRKFYNKLCILIHGYDNDPRELHELPEIRDYLDFLDRSFPYWFYYLNHDFPKHYSPLALFVTCLCPIEDIQKSSGVSLIQFNIDELEKFIFTHFHFMNELMDQEGHSDKEVMELSVRILSLIYN